The Calothrix sp. PCC 7507 DNA segment TGAAAAAAACCAAGGTGCGTTACGCTGTCGCTAACGCACCCTACTGGCGTGTCTAGGCTAAAATGTTGCATTAATATAAGTCCTATCCGCGTTCATCCGCGTTCATCCGCGTTTAATTCCATCCCAATATAATGCACAAATTTAGGCTTGCCACGCCACTACTGGCGTCTCAAGGCTAAAGTAGTGTTATTTTACTCTCTCTTCCTTTGCGTCTCTGCGCCTCTGCGTGAGAAAAAAAGGCGAATTTTTTGGGTTCGCCTTAATCATATGGTGTTGCTCAATCGAAACGGAAATCTTAAATCTTCGCTTCTTCCCTCACCAACTTATCCCAACCCAAATCTTTCAAATTATTATTCCGACGTAGCCGATGATTTACAAATTATTCAGTATTTCTATCTTAAAAATTTGTCGAACATCTTGAGTTATTCCACTTAAGTAACAGGCTTTTGAACTTCACACTGTGTTAGTCCCTTGGCTCTTTTGACAAACTTTTCATCAAATGTATAAAACTCATAACAATGCTGGCTTTGAGCTAGATGAAAAGCATCAGCAAAATCTAAGCCATTTTCGTGCCATTGGATAACTTGAAGCACTAAGCTAGAATTAGTCAGGTAAATATTAGGTAAACCAAACAAGTTCCTTAAAGCTTTACATATCTCACTCGGTTTAAACTTGTATGCAAACCTTAAAACCCATTCAGTCTCAAGAATTACTGTATCTGAAATAAAAATATCTTGATTTTGAAAGATTTCTTTACTCTTTTGAAACTGTGATTCATCATCTTGAGTTAAAAATCTGATAATTATATTTGTATCAACCGCAATCATGCCATGATTCCTCTACACCTTGGCGAATTGCATCATTCATATCTTCAATAGTTTGGGGTTTTCCCTGATATTTTAAACAACCTGCCACATCATCTAATTGAGTTGCTACAAAAGGTTTCTTAGGCTTTAAAAGAATTCCATCACCCATATCAATAACAATAAATTCTTGTCCTATTTGCCATTGATGAGCTTCCCGCAAAGATTGGGGAATAATTACTTGTCCTTGAGGAGACAATTGTGTAATTTCCATGACGTTAAGCAGTAAAATACTCAGAATAATATGCCAATATTAGCATTTTTATATTCGATTTTTTACTCCTCTGCGTGAGAAAAAAAGGCGAACTTTTTGGGTTCGCCTTAATTGGTGTTGCTCAATCGAAACGGAAATCTTAAATCTTCGCTTCTTCTCTCACCAACTTATCCCAACCCAAATCTTTCAAATTATTATTTCGACGTAATGGACGAGTTACCAACTCTAATAAGTCACGCGCATTACCAAAGCCGTGAATTTGAGCAAAAGTAAACTCCACAGACCACTTAGTATTAATACCCCGTGCTTCTAAGGGATTAGCATGAGCCATACCAGTAATTACCAAATCTGGTTTCAACTCATAAATCCGCTGCAGTTGATTGTAATTATCTGGCTTCTCAACAATTGTCGGTAGGGGTGAATTCATCTCCTGACAAGTTTTCTCCAGCAGTGCTAACTCAGCAGCTTGATAGCGCTTATCCATGTAGGGAATGCCAATTTCCTGAACTGTCATTCCGCAGCGCACCAAAAACCGTGCTTGGGAGATTTCCAACAAGTTATCACCCATGAAGAATACAGATTTACCGCGAATCAGTTTTACATATTCTTCCACGTTTTCCCAGATTTGCGCTTCCCGTTCATCCAAACCTTTGGGAGTAATCCCAAACACCGAGCAGATTTTCTCAATCCAAGCGCGGGTACCATCGGGGCCAATGGGGAAGGGTGCGCCAATGAGTTTACATTTGCGGCGACGCATTAAGGTGGTAGCGGTGCGGCTGAGGAAGGGGTTGACACCAGCGACATAATACCCTTCTTCCAAGACTGGTAGTTCTGTGAAGCGCTTTGCAGGTAGCCAGCCGGAAACTTTGATGCCTTGTTTTTTCAGTTCTAGGGTTAACTGGGTGACTACAGGATCAGGAAGGGAGCCGAAGAGAACCAATGGTGGGTGATCCACATACTCAGATTCATCTTGGGCAACATCTTCTTTTTTCTTACCAAAATTGAGCAGCTTCTGAATGGCGTTATGCTCGTTTTTATCTGTTTCTGATACGGGAGACTTATCAGGGCAACGATTAGCCATAGCGGCTAACACAGTGTCCTCTCCTTGGGTAAAAGCGTAGTCGAGTCCGTTGGCACGAGCAACGACGATGGGAATGCCAATTTCGGATTCTAGCTTGGGTGCCAAACCTTCTAAATCGGTTTTGATAATTTCAGTGGTGCAAGTGCCAATCCACACAATTACACTGGGGTTGCGATCGCGTTTAATTTGCAAACATAACCGCTTTAACTCTTCGTAATCGTTCAGCTGCGCCGAAATATCCCCTTCTTCCAACTCTGCCATTGCATAACGGGGTTCAGCGAAAATCATCACCCCCATCGCATTTTGGAGGAAATAGCCACAAGTCTTGGTGCCAATCACCAAAAAGAAGCTATCTTCAATTTTTTGGTATAACCACGCCACGCAGCTAATTGGGCAAAAGGTGTGGTAATTCCCAGTTTCACACTCAAAGTTTAAAGCTTCTGGTTGTTGAGCAACAGTCATTTTGGTTTTTCTCCCCTTGATATTTAACAGTTATCAGTTATTCAGTTAACAGTTATCAGTTTGTTGACTGTTAACTGTTAACTGTCCACTGTTTACTGATTTCAGCCAGCTATTCCTATATTTCATAGGAACGGCAATAATTAACTGTTGGGGAAGAGACGGGCAATTTCCGATTCATCAAAAACGCCTGCTGGCAGTTCTTCCCCTAAAAAGTCGTTATTTTCTTCACTTTTTTGCAGTGCTGTTTCATCACCCCAGACATCAGACAACACGTCGCTAAAAGCGTTTTCATCAGGTGAATTCAGATCATCAAGGATCTGGTCATCCTGCTTTGGTTCAGATATGGTTGGGGCCTCGAAGGAAACCTCACCAAATCCGTCTGCATCTAAGCTAGGTTCCTGTGGAGACTCTTCTAAGGAGTGGTGTCCATTGGATAAGGAAATATCACCTAGTCCATTTTGGGTTTCTGGTGACTCACTCACTGACAGTGTTTGATCAGCAGTATCTGGTGCGATCGCTAATTCTGCCAGAGCCGCAAATCCATTAGTATGAGAATTTGTTAAGGACTCTGCTTGGGAGTTCTCATCAATGGCAGGTGATGAATCATCCTGGTCATTGTCTAATATGGCTTTGGGAATAAAGCGATTACCGAGAGCAATATCTGGGTCAAAGTGCAAATCCAGCACTTCAATTAAGGTATCAGCGTCTGGATTCAGTCTGGAAAAAGGTAACATTAATTGCGCTAGCTTTGGTTCTAGCGCGTTGACTACGCCCAGGATGAGGTAAGAAGATGGCCGCTTCCCTCCATCGGGGGTGTAGACTGATTCCACTTCCATGTGCAACGTAATCCAGTCACGATTCGCCTGGAAAAATTGCAACCATTTCTGCCTGATTGAATCTGTAAAGCTATGAAAGAAGGCCATGTTATTTTCCCCTCATCCTGAGAAATAGATGATTTATACAATCATCAAGTCTAGTTCCTCTTCCGGATTTCGTACCTGGGGTTTACTCGGATTTAGATAAAAATCGGACAATAAAGAGAATAATTCACGGTCAGGGGAATCGTTGGGCACAACACCCTCTGGACGCGCTAAAATTTGGTCTGCGATATTCAGGTAATAGTCGCAAACGTAGTTTAAAGATGGGTCAGACTCTGCCATTTCAAACAAGGTTTTACCCTTAACACGGGAAACGCGAATGTCTTCTATCAATGGCAGGACTTCTAGAACTGGCATTGGTACAGCTTCTATATATTTCTCAATCAAGTCGCGCTTGGAGGTGCGGTTACCAATTAAACCAGCTAGACGCAATGGGTGAGTGCGTGATTTCTCTCGGACTGAAGCGGCGATGCGATTGGCTGCAAACAAAGCATCAAAGCCATTGTCAGTCACAATCAAGCAGTAGTCTGCATAGTTTAGTGGTGCTGCAAAACCTCCACAAACCACGTCACCGAGAACGTCAAACAAAATCACATCATACTCATCAAAGGCGTTGAGTTCCTTCAGTAATTTTACTGTTTCGCCGACTACGTAACCACCGCATCCGGCACCAGCAGGTGGGCCGCCTGCTTCGACGCAATCGACACCACCGTAGCCTTTATAAATTACGTCCTCCGGCCAGACATCTTCGTAGTGGTAGTCCTTTTCTTGGAGGGTGTCGATAATGGTCGGAATCAAAAACCCGGTGAGGGTGAAGGTGCTGTCGTGTTTGGGGTCGCAGCCGATTTGCAACACTTTTTTGCCGCGTTTGGCTAGGGCGACGGAGATGTTACAGCTAGTTGTGGATTTACCGATTCCACCTTTTCCGTAAACTGCTAGTTTCACTGTTGTTTGCCTCTTATAGTTTTTTGTCAAACTCTTGGGTAAAACCTTGGCCCTTCACCTAGGCTGACATGGCGGTGCGTTAGGTCTGTTGAATGTCATTATTGTCCAAATCAGATGGAAAATAAAGGGGCTTCTAATCTGTAAAACGGTGATATCGATTGAATTATAGTTTAATTAGTTACTTGATAAATCTAATAGACTTTTTTGCTATTAAATAACTATAAAAATCATTTTTTGGTAATTTTAAAGTTTTTTTATATAAAAAGGTTACAAAAGACAAAAAGCTGAAATAGATTTACATCAATGCTTTTGATGGGAATGGGAGATTAATAGATAATTAGATTTTAGGTGAAAAAAAGTATGGTAACGGATTGATATAGAGATTAGCAGCCATACGGATGAATAAATTTACAGTCTTCAATATCGCCTAAATTGCAGGTTTCCAGTCAAACGCCAAGATGCTATGACTGTTGTTTGTCAGCAAATGCTCTTTACTTTGTAATTAATTATTAATTTTTGGAATAAGTTGGGAGGGCAAACAACCGTCACCTGCGTCAACTTAACGTGAAACCCTTGTGAAGACTTGATCTTGAATTCACTCACTTATCATCACAATCCGCGTCACCCCACCCCGGCTTTGCTGATGCAAAACCTCCCCTCCCCTTGCTAAGGCTACCGTGTACACACAAGTGATTGAATCACCCCAAAACCTTTAAAAGTAGGGGAGCCAGTCACGTGGGCGGGTTTCCCGACTTGAGGGAACTGGCGTTGTGTTATGCCGGAGGCTAACGCACCATCCGAGATTTGCGGTGCGTTAGGACTTTAGTCCATAACGCACCCTACCGAACGAAAACGAATGCAGGTGAGATTTTCCGACTTGTGTGTACACCGTAGCCTTGCTAAGGGGAGGGGATTGAGGGGTGGGGTAAAACATATATGGAGTAAGCGTTTGAGCTTAAGTTGACACCAATGAACAACCGTTTGCCCCTACAGACAATCTCACATGGCAGGGTGGTTTCTATTCACCATAGGCGCTACCCGCTACCTTGCCCCGGAAGACGACATATTGGTAGATGTTGTAGAACAACATGATCGGGATTAAGAAACCGACGAAAATGATCATGAACACTAAGGCGCTGGGGGAAGCGGCTGCTTGATAGATGGTGATTTGGGTGGGAATGATATAGGGAAAGACAATCAGCCCCAAGCCGATAAAGGTGAGGAGAAAAATCAAAATTGTCCAGATGATGGGAGTTCGTTCTTCTTCACGGTTGAGGCTTTGCAGCAGTAGCCAGACGAGAAGCACACCCAGCACAGGAATTACCGCAAAGATATAAACTAGGGGCGGACTGAATAGGCGTGTGCGGGCTGTTTCGTAAAATACGGGGGTGGCGATGGTGATTAAAATTGCACCAATGAGAGTTGTCACGGCGGCAATTTTAGCAGTGCGAAAATGGGTTTTTTGCAGTGGCCCGTCAGTTTTCAAAATTAGGTATGTGGAACCAATGAGGACGTAACCTTGAATCAGGGTGAGGGCGACTAAAAGCGATCGCCAGTCTAACCAATCCCAGGTAGAACCAATAAAATGCCCCGCCTCATCTACTGTAATGCCTTCAATGACGCTGCCGAGGGCGAAACCCTGTCCCAAGGCGGCGAGGAAACTGCCGGCACCAAAGGCGAAGTTCCAAAAAAACTTGCGATCGGAATGTTCCCGAAACTCAAAGGCCACCGCCCGAAAAATCAACCCAAAAATCATAATGAAAATTGGGATATACAGGGCGCTCAAAATGGTGCCATAAGCCAGAGGGAAAGCGCCAAACAGCGCCCCACCCATCAATACCAGCCAGGTTTCGTTAGCATCCCAAACGTTGCCGAGACTAGTCATTAAAATGCTGCGCCGTTCTTCGTCAGAACTGGTTAGGGACAGGATGCCAACACCCAAATCAAACCCGTCTAACATGACGTAAAGAAACAGGAACAGCGCCAGAATGACAAACCAAACTTCGGGAAGGAAGTGCAATAATGCTGCCATTGTTTTATCAGGTATCAGGTATCAGGTATCAGTTATCAGTTATCAGTTATCGGTTATCAGGGTTGTTTTGTTGTTCACTGATAACTGTTCACTGTTCACTGTTCACTGATTTAAGTTTCCACTGGACGTTGATCGGGGACAAATTCTGTTGGGGTGGGATCGATTGCGGGTTGGTTGTCCAATCCTGGTACGGGTAGCTGTAAGTTAGGGCCTTTGTTGATAATCCGGCTACCGAAATACAGAGTCGAGAATAACAAAATGCTGTAGACCACTGCAAAGATTGTCAAAGATGTCAAGACATTACTAGCAGGGATATGGGATGCGCCATCAGCCGTGCGGATTTGCCCATACAACGCCCAGGGTTGCCGTCCTACACAGCGCACAATCCAACCTGATTCTACGGCGATGTAGCCTAAGGGCGCAGCAAAAATCCAGGCGCGCATCAACCATTTTTGTTGAGTAATTTTTTCTGGAGATAGTTTACCTAATAGCCACTGCAAGGCGCTCCACAGCATTAAGCCGACTAAGAAGAAACCAATCCCACTCATGATGCGGAAGGAGTAGTAAATTAAGCCCACCATATGGGGGCGATCCGCTGGTTTCCATTCCTTGAGTCCCTGAACTGGTTCAGAAAGATTCTTTTTGAACTCTAAAATGTATCCCAACCCGTTGGGAATTGAGAGTTCCCAGGTGTTTTTTTGGGCTTTTTCATCGGGTAAGGCAAGCAAAGTCCAATCTGCAGGCTGTCCAGCGGGGGATGTTTCCCACTTCGCTTCCATTGCTGCTAGTTTGGTGGGCTGGTAATGATAAACTTGCTCGGCGCTTAAATGTCCGATGTAGACTTGCAGTGGTGCAACTGCGATCGCTGCAGCTAAGACGATTTTCAGTGATTTGGCAAAAAAGGCTTGATGGCGTTCTTTGAGAATATACCAAGCGCTGATGCCACCAATCACAAACAAAGAGGTTTCCAGGGTAGCAAAAAACATGTGCAACACGCTTTTCACCATGAAGGGATTGAGAATTGCTTGGAAATAATCGCTGACGATGAATTTACCATTCACCATTTCCCCACCCGATGGGGTTTGTAGCCAGGAATTAGCAACCAAAATCCAGAAGGTAGACAAGTTTGCACCAAAGGCAACCATGATGGTGGCTAAGTAGTGAATCACTGGGTGAACTCGCCCCCAGCCAAACAACATAATGCCCAGAAATCCGGCTTCTAGCATGAAGGCCATTGCGCCTTCAAAACCGAGAATGCTGCCAAAAAAATCACCCACGGCTTCCGAGAAAGGTGCCCAATTTGTGCCAAATTGAAATTCCATTGGCAATCCTGATGCCACACCAATCCCGAAGTTAAGGACGTAGAGTTTAGACCAGAAGCGGGCATGATGATAGTAGTCTGGATTACGTGTTTTTAGCCACAGCCCTTCCACGATGACTAAGTAAATACCCATCCCCGTGGTGAGGACAGGCCACAGCATGTGGAAAATGGCCGTCAGCGCAAACTGCATCCGTGATAACACAACGGTATCTGACAAAAAATCCATGCTTGCCTCCGCAAGTGAATCAACCGCCAACTGAAAGCTGAAGTATGAAGTATTAAGTATGAAGGATGAAGTGAGAATTGCTACAGAGCTTCTTCCCTACTTGCCGCTGCGTTAGCTTTCCAGCGTTTCGGAGAAAATACAGCCCCGCATTTCGTGCCGCATCCGGGAATCGTTGGGGTAATTTCATACTTAATACTTTGTTTAGCCAACTTGGTTAATGTATTCTGAAAAAGCCTTTCACATTAATTTTACTGATTAAATTTAAAAAGTTTGTAGAAATAATTAATACGACAATCCGTAAAAGTACTAGTATGCATAAATTGGCAATTTTAAATCTTAGATTGTCCGCCACATGATTTATCTCCTGTAATCTGCTCGATTTCTTGCAATGTTTGCCAGCCAGCTTCCCACTGGAAGCCGTCTTGTAATAATTTGGCGTTGAGCCAGAAGCGGACTTGGGGGTCACAAGCTGCTACCATTTCGGCATAAACCCACTTACCTTGATTTTTCCGGTTGACAACTTGGAAGTGTCGCCAACCATCCACTTTTTGCTGGGCTGTCCATTTGGAACCGACTAGGTAGGGGAATTTTTGTTTTTTGGGCATTGGCTTAGAAGTCAGAAGTCAGAAGTCAGAAGTCAGAAGTCAGGAGTTAGGAGTTAGGGGGTCAGGAGTTATTTTCCTACTCCCCTATTCCCTTTTACCCAGTCATTAAGCGATCGCTTCCACTCTTTGCAATAATCCTTGAAATAGCCGTAAGCCATCGCTCTTGCCTAGTACTGGATCAGAGGCTCTCTCAGGGTGGGGCATCATGCCTAAAACGTTGCCCTGGCGGTTACAAATCCCGGCAATGTTGTTTAGTGAACCGTTGGGGTTTTCGCCCTGATAACGGAATACAACTTGCCCTTGGTCTTCAATTTCTGCCAGAGTCGCTTGATCAGCATAAAATCGACCTTCCCCGTGGGCGATGGGTAAGGTGATAATTTCGCCAGATGTGTAAGCCTGCGTCCAGGAAAGATTGGTACGCTCGACTTTTAGGGGGAGGCGATCGCAGATAAAATGCAAATCCTGATTTCTCGCTAATGCTCCTGGTAATAGTCCGGCTTCCGTTAATACTTGGAAGCCGTTGCAAATACCGATGACAAACTTACCTTTTTGGGCATGTTCAATCACCTGTTGCATGACTGGCGAAAATCGAGCGATCGCACCACAGCGCAAATAATCCCCGTAACTAAAGCCACCAGGGATGACAATTACATCCAAATCATCAATATCCGTTTCTTGATGCCAAACCATGCGAGTTGGTTGTGAGAGTAAGTCTCTAGTCACATAAGCAACATCGCGATCGCAATTAGAACCCGGAAAAACAACAACGCCGAATTTTGTCATTTGTTATTTGTCATTTGTCAAGGGTCAGGAGTCAAGAGTCAATCCGATTTTGGATTTTGGATACTTCGGCAAGCTCAGTACAAGTTTTAGATTTTAGATTGACTGCACCCATAAAGGGATGCAGCTTGGGGATTTTAAATTGACCCTTCGGCTTCGCTCAGGGTCAACGATTTTAGATTGATTCCGCCACGCCACTTGCTCATGGGGGAAACCCCCAAGACCGCAGTGGCTCCACAAGGGGCGGGGCTTGAACCAAAAACAATCCAAAATCCAAAATTTAAAATCTAAAATTCGGAGGGTCAGGAGTCAAGGGTTAAGAGTCAAGGTTATTGTCTTCCTCCCCAGTCCCCAGTCCCCAGTCCCTAAAACACACCAGTCTGTGTTTCGACTTCGATCAAATCAAAGCGATAATTTTCAATCACTGGATTTGCTAACATTTGGTCACAGATGTCATTGAGATTTTGACGTGCCTTACTTTCATCAGAGGAGGTGATGGTGAGTTCTATATACTTACCAATCCGCACCTGCTCGACGTTGTCGTATCCTAGTTGCTTGAGGCCAGATTGTACAGCCACACCAGCAGGGTCTAGGACTGAAGGACGAAGCGTCACAAAAATTTTAGCTAAATACTTCGTTTGCACAGGTTTCCGCTGAATACTGCGATCGCTATACTATAACTTTCTGCTCCAACTGAGTGAAAATAAGATTATGAAGCGGTTAGAGTTAATTTATCAGTTAGCCAATATAACGGCTTCCACTACAGTGGCAAATTTAAATAATTGTCTATGAGAGCCATACGCACCCGCAGTCAAGAGCGGATTTTGAACTTGCTGAAAACCATCAAGCAAGGAATTTCTGCTCAAGATATTTACGTAGAACTACGTAACCGCAATCAAAGCATGGGATTAGCAACAGTTTATCGTTCCTTGGAAGCCTTAAAACTGGAAGGGTTGGTGCAGGTTCGGACTCTGGCGAATGGTGAAGCCCTCTATAGCCTAGCCCAGCAAGATAAACACCATCTGACTTGTCTGCAATGCGGTGTCTCAATTCCCATTAATCAATGTCCCGTCCATGACTTGGAAGATCAGTTACAAGGCACCCATAAGTTTAAGATTTTTTACCACACTCTAGAGTTTTTCGGTTTATGTGGCCAGTGCCAAATTAATCAAGCGGCTGAGGTTGGTCATTAGGGGCAGGGAGCAAATGCCAAATGCCAATTCAGTACATTAACTGAACTTATAATATTAGAATATACATAAACACGAAAATGGGGCTATGATAGGCTCGCATCACAATCGTATGTTTTTATACGATAGTTGATGTGTAATTCGAGCGATCGCCCCAAAATCAACATGCACGCAGTCAAAATCATTTCCTGTGCTTTGCTTTCTGTCCTGTTTCCGAGTTTAAGTTATGCATCTGATGGTATGCCTGTAGTTTCTTCTCCGGAAAATACGACAGAAGAATCCCTGCAACCACAGTTTGGGGCTTTACCTAATAGTCCTCAAGAATTACCCGTAGTCTCTTCTCCAGAAATGAACACTGAAGAACCCCTGGAACTACAACCTGAGGTTTTACCTTTAGCATCGTCTGTTAGTACTCAAGCCAAAGATTTGCAGACAGAAATCCCTTTGTCTCCGTTGCAAGAACCACCTACCAAATTGCATAACTTGGAAACAGCCAACCAGCTACGAAAGGGCGCAGTTCAAGTAGAAGCGGGTTTTCTGCAAGTTTTGCCACTTGATGATTCTGTCTCAGGGACAGGATTACAAACTTATAACATTGATATCGACTGGGGAGTCACAGATGATTTGCAGCTAGGTTTCACAGGTGATATTTATGACGATTATGTGAAATGCCCGGTTAGGGAACAATGCGGAGATTTTACAAGTACAACTTATGGCGCAAAGTTAAAATATCGTTTAATTAATCAAAATCTTTGGGCTGTTGGTGTTGTGGGTACGGCTCAGTTAATGAACATATCTGCAAGTCCGGGGGCTTTCACCAACACTTCAAACACGAGGTTAAATACTGTCACCCCAGTTGGTGCTTTACAATTCCCTATCACTTACAAAGCTTCTCCAAATCTGCAACTGCATTTCACTCCTGGAGT contains these protein-coding regions:
- a CDS encoding AbrB/MazE/SpoVT family DNA-binding domain-containing protein — encoded protein: MEITQLSPQGQVIIPQSLREAHQWQIGQEFIVIDMGDGILLKPKKPFVATQLDDVAGCLKYQGKPQTIEDMNDAIRQGVEESWHDCG
- a CDS encoding ferredoxin:protochlorophyllide reductase (ATP-dependent) subunit N, which encodes MTVAQQPEALNFECETGNYHTFCPISCVAWLYQKIEDSFFLVIGTKTCGYFLQNAMGVMIFAEPRYAMAELEEGDISAQLNDYEELKRLCLQIKRDRNPSVIVWIGTCTTEIIKTDLEGLAPKLESEIGIPIVVARANGLDYAFTQGEDTVLAAMANRCPDKSPVSETDKNEHNAIQKLLNFGKKKEDVAQDESEYVDHPPLVLFGSLPDPVVTQLTLELKKQGIKVSGWLPAKRFTELPVLEEGYYVAGVNPFLSRTATTLMRRRKCKLIGAPFPIGPDGTRAWIEKICSVFGITPKGLDEREAQIWENVEEYVKLIRGKSVFFMGDNLLEISQARFLVRCGMTVQEIGIPYMDKRYQAAELALLEKTCQEMNSPLPTIVEKPDNYNQLQRIYELKPDLVITGMAHANPLEARGINTKWSVEFTFAQIHGFGNARDLLELVTRPLRRNNNLKDLGWDKLVREEAKI
- a CDS encoding Fur family transcriptional regulator; the protein is MRAIRTRSQERILNLLKTIKQGISAQDIYVELRNRNQSMGLATVYRSLEALKLEGLVQVRTLANGEALYSLAQQDKHHLTCLQCGVSIPINQCPVHDLEDQLQGTHKFKIFYHTLEFFGLCGQCQINQAAEVGH
- the bchL gene encoding ferredoxin:protochlorophyllide reductase (ATP-dependent) iron-sulfur ATP-binding protein, whose translation is MKLAVYGKGGIGKSTTSCNISVALAKRGKKVLQIGCDPKHDSTFTLTGFLIPTIIDTLQEKDYHYEDVWPEDVIYKGYGGVDCVEAGGPPAGAGCGGYVVGETVKLLKELNAFDEYDVILFDVLGDVVCGGFAAPLNYADYCLIVTDNGFDALFAANRIAASVREKSRTHPLRLAGLIGNRTSKRDLIEKYIEAVPMPVLEVLPLIEDIRVSRVKGKTLFEMAESDPSLNYVCDYYLNIADQILARPEGVVPNDSPDRELFSLLSDFYLNPSKPQVRNPEEELDLMIV
- the cydB gene encoding cytochrome d ubiquinol oxidase subunit II; its protein translation is MAALLHFLPEVWFVILALFLFLYVMLDGFDLGVGILSLTSSDEERRSILMTSLGNVWDANETWLVLMGGALFGAFPLAYGTILSALYIPIFIMIFGLIFRAVAFEFREHSDRKFFWNFAFGAGSFLAALGQGFALGSVIEGITVDEAGHFIGSTWDWLDWRSLLVALTLIQGYVLIGSTYLILKTDGPLQKTHFRTAKIAAVTTLIGAILITIATPVFYETARTRLFSPPLVYIFAVIPVLGVLLVWLLLQSLNREEERTPIIWTILIFLLTFIGLGLIVFPYIIPTQITIYQAAASPSALVFMIIFVGFLIPIMLFYNIYQYVVFRGKVAGSAYGE
- a CDS encoding type II toxin-antitoxin system VapC family toxin, whose protein sequence is MIAVDTNIIIRFLTQDDESQFQKSKEIFQNQDIFISDTVILETEWVLRFAYKFKPSEICKALRNLFGLPNIYLTNSSLVLQVIQWHENGLDFADAFHLAQSQHCYEFYTFDEKFVKRAKGLTQCEVQKPVT
- the purS gene encoding phosphoribosylformylglycinamidine synthase subunit PurS yields the protein MQTKYLAKIFVTLRPSVLDPAGVAVQSGLKQLGYDNVEQVRIGKYIELTITSSDESKARQNLNDICDQMLANPVIENYRFDLIEVETQTGVF
- a CDS encoding TIGR02450 family Trp-rich protein, encoding MPKKQKFPYLVGSKWTAQQKVDGWRHFQVVNRKNQGKWVYAEMVAACDPQVRFWLNAKLLQDGFQWEAGWQTLQEIEQITGDKSCGGQSKI
- a CDS encoding DUF5331 domain-containing protein encodes the protein MAFFHSFTDSIRQKWLQFFQANRDWITLHMEVESVYTPDGGKRPSSYLILGVVNALEPKLAQLMLPFSRLNPDADTLIEVLDLHFDPDIALGNRFIPKAILDNDQDDSSPAIDENSQAESLTNSHTNGFAALAELAIAPDTADQTLSVSESPETQNGLGDISLSNGHHSLEESPQEPSLDADGFGEVSFEAPTISEPKQDDQILDDLNSPDENAFSDVLSDVWGDETALQKSEENNDFLGEELPAGVFDESEIARLFPNS
- a CDS encoding cytochrome ubiquinol oxidase subunit I; translated protein: MDFLSDTVVLSRMQFALTAIFHMLWPVLTTGMGIYLVIVEGLWLKTRNPDYYHHARFWSKLYVLNFGIGVASGLPMEFQFGTNWAPFSEAVGDFFGSILGFEGAMAFMLEAGFLGIMLFGWGRVHPVIHYLATIMVAFGANLSTFWILVANSWLQTPSGGEMVNGKFIVSDYFQAILNPFMVKSVLHMFFATLETSLFVIGGISAWYILKERHQAFFAKSLKIVLAAAIAVAPLQVYIGHLSAEQVYHYQPTKLAAMEAKWETSPAGQPADWTLLALPDEKAQKNTWELSIPNGLGYILEFKKNLSEPVQGLKEWKPADRPHMVGLIYYSFRIMSGIGFFLVGLMLWSALQWLLGKLSPEKITQQKWLMRAWIFAAPLGYIAVESGWIVRCVGRQPWALYGQIRTADGASHIPASNVLTSLTIFAVVYSILLFSTLYFGSRIINKGPNLQLPVPGLDNQPAIDPTPTEFVPDQRPVET
- the purQ gene encoding phosphoribosylformylglycinamidine synthase subunit PurQ, with the translated sequence MTKFGVVVFPGSNCDRDVAYVTRDLLSQPTRMVWHQETDIDDLDVIVIPGGFSYGDYLRCGAIARFSPVMQQVIEHAQKGKFVIGICNGFQVLTEAGLLPGALARNQDLHFICDRLPLKVERTNLSWTQAYTSGEIITLPIAHGEGRFYADQATLAEIEDQGQVVFRYQGENPNGSLNNIAGICNRQGNVLGMMPHPERASDPVLGKSDGLRLFQGLLQRVEAIA